The following are from one region of the Desulforegula conservatrix Mb1Pa genome:
- a CDS encoding alpha/beta hydrolase, with product MKIEKKETKIIFPDELMEILSMSPAENSENFDTVVHWKSIFVGGIVRQMFEFRDILEELSRHKEDLGLMSLYAGFYNDLFTRFCIDPIKFQTQGAVRSSRDPDPFIEQNIWIETSYAGAIKDLCSHFMDGDSFSYEMAEEFCASEEGQEFLKKKMLEFAWLEYRYHSYGLSPLRALRELLEALVVMITRKPFTKKDVPFMKKGMDFDAYLAEGKIRFENLYREDAFDIVRYCEDFTGGKIGCTPYEYVEGSHMGSVRLRHYYLPDSIKSNGKVIYMASPLINKPELFDMAKGKSVVEAMQVRGYDIYLVDPGNPGAMHTDLGLDFYGKTVHDAYLDIITARNPGQEILVMGYCMGGTLVLPYLARRAEERLSKGLGMDIKKVALMAAPVKFDDGSTGHGMMRASIRKNYSSSVMNGLFDNVNIPPQVIEFGMNEIQPGVRYNVKKGFYERAMYEGAIRDSADFLYWLSHGTRFATKAHGEWIENIFLGNQIFEGKYVLPSKDPAFDGKPVNMDMLTKAGVVIFDYRGDRDPISPPGSCVASETWGASSGKGSKSTTAAGLNRTIEKNVGHIFVVSKKLLADYIGEVSEFYEEGV from the coding sequence GTGAAGATTGAGAAAAAAGAAACAAAGATAATTTTTCCTGATGAATTGATGGAAATACTTTCCATGTCTCCAGCCGAGAACTCCGAAAACTTTGACACCGTTGTCCACTGGAAAAGTATTTTCGTTGGAGGGATTGTTCGTCAGATGTTTGAGTTCAGAGATATATTAGAAGAGCTTTCAAGGCACAAGGAAGACCTTGGGCTTATGTCCCTTTACGCAGGTTTTTATAATGACCTTTTCACTAGGTTTTGCATCGATCCAATTAAATTTCAGACCCAGGGAGCCGTACGATCTTCAAGGGATCCTGACCCCTTTATCGAGCAAAATATATGGATAGAGACTTCATACGCAGGAGCCATAAAGGATCTGTGTTCTCATTTCATGGATGGAGATTCCTTCAGTTATGAAATGGCCGAGGAATTTTGTGCTTCGGAGGAAGGTCAGGAGTTCCTTAAAAAGAAAATGCTTGAGTTCGCATGGCTTGAATACAGATATCATTCATATGGATTGTCTCCTTTAAGGGCATTGAGGGAGCTTCTTGAGGCTCTTGTTGTAATGATTACAAGGAAGCCTTTCACGAAGAAAGATGTCCCGTTCATGAAAAAAGGGATGGATTTTGATGCTTATCTTGCCGAAGGGAAAATAAGGTTTGAGAATCTGTACAGAGAAGATGCCTTTGATATCGTAAGGTACTGCGAGGACTTTACAGGAGGAAAAATCGGCTGTACTCCATATGAATATGTCGAAGGCTCCCATATGGGCAGCGTCAGGTTGAGGCATTATTATCTGCCTGATTCGATAAAGTCTAATGGGAAAGTCATATACATGGCAAGCCCCCTGATAAACAAGCCCGAGCTTTTTGATATGGCAAAGGGCAAGTCAGTCGTCGAGGCCATGCAGGTTCGCGGATATGACATTTATCTTGTCGATCCTGGAAATCCAGGGGCAATGCATACTGATCTTGGTCTGGATTTTTATGGCAAGACAGTGCATGACGCTTATCTGGATATTATAACGGCAAGAAATCCTGGTCAGGAAATCCTCGTCATGGGTTACTGCATGGGCGGTACCCTCGTTCTTCCATATCTTGCAAGGAGAGCGGAAGAGCGCCTTTCAAAAGGGCTTGGGATGGACATTAAAAAGGTTGCCCTGATGGCGGCCCCTGTGAAATTTGATGATGGTTCCACAGGTCATGGCATGATGAGGGCCTCGATCCGTAAAAATTACAGCAGCTCGGTCATGAACGGACTTTTTGACAATGTTAACATTCCTCCCCAGGTGATTGAATTCGGAATGAATGAGATCCAGCCTGGCGTCAGGTATAACGTCAAAAAAGGTTTTTATGAACGAGCCATGTATGAAGGAGCGATAAGGGATTCCGCAGACTTTCTTTACTGGCTTTCCCACGGCACAAGGTTCGCCACAAAAGCCCACGGAGAATGGATAGAAAATATTTTTCTCGGCAATCAGATATTTGAAGGTAAATATGTACTTCCTTCCAAAGACCCTGCCTTTGACGGAAAGCCAGTAAATATGGACATGCTCACTAAAGCCGGAGTTGTTATTTTTGACTACAGGGGTGACAGAGACCCTATCTCGCCACCAGGGTCATGTGTGGCGAGCGAGACATGGGGAGCGTCTTCTGGCAAGGGAAGCAAATCAACTACTGCTGCAGGTCTGAACCGTACAATTGAAAAGAATGTCGGCCATATTTTTGTAGTGAGCAAAAAGCTCCTTGCGGATTATATAGGAGAAGTTTCCGAGTTTTATGAAGAAGGGGTGTGA
- a CDS encoding nucleoside deaminase: MNIELVIPYWIEERLLDYESDFSSIEARMEFVVALAEENVTKGTGGPFAAVIFDMDSWRPVAAGVNLVTSHNCSVFHAEIVAIISAQKKMGCFDLSEALHGKFELVTSTEPCAMCFGAIPWSGVISLVCGARDVDARAIGFDEGPKLPDWEKALEERGIQVTLDIAREKAAAVLKSYAASGGVIYNGRGRV, translated from the coding sequence ATGAATATCGAGCTTGTCATTCCTTACTGGATTGAAGAAAGGTTGCTTGATTATGAGAGTGATTTTTCATCCATCGAGGCAAGAATGGAGTTCGTCGTAGCCCTTGCAGAAGAAAATGTGACAAAGGGAACAGGCGGCCCGTTTGCTGCCGTTATCTTTGATATGGACTCATGGAGGCCTGTGGCAGCTGGTGTTAATCTTGTGACCTCCCATAACTGCAGTGTATTTCACGCTGAAATCGTGGCAATAATTTCAGCCCAGAAAAAAATGGGCTGTTTTGATTTGAGCGAAGCGTTGCACGGTAAATTCGAGCTTGTCACAAGTACAGAACCATGTGCAATGTGTTTTGGAGCGATTCCCTGGTCAGGAGTAATCAGTCTTGTATGCGGAGCAAGAGACGTTGATGCCCGTGCAATAGGTTTTGACGAAGGCCCTAAACTGCCTGATTGGGAAAAAGCTCTTGAAGAAAGAGGCATACAGGTGACCCTGGATATAGCAAGGGAAAAGGCGGCCGCTGTTTTGAAGTCGTATGCAGCTTCGGGCGGAGTCATATATAATGGAAGGGGCAGAGTCTGA
- the queF gene encoding preQ(1) synthase, whose translation MKVAHEKNVTYEILSPDTIRTDVLDPIEYKYRQKRDIDIIIKNPEHTSVCPMTGLPDMGCITIRYVPDMHIVELKSLKFYMLQYRNVGIFYEHIVNRILDDLVEVLKPKKMSVTGDFTSRGGITSIVTAEYNGA comes from the coding sequence ATGAAAGTAGCCCACGAAAAAAATGTTACCTATGAAATACTGTCTCCGGACACCATAAGAACAGATGTTCTTGATCCCATAGAGTATAAATACAGACAGAAGAGAGACATAGACATAATAATAAAAAATCCTGAACATACCTCGGTCTGTCCAATGACAGGCCTTCCTGACATGGGCTGTATAACAATAAGATATGTCCCGGATATGCATATTGTGGAATTGAAGTCCCTGAAATTCTATATGCTCCAATACAGAAATGTGGGCATTTTCTATGAGCATATTGTGAACAGGATTCTGGACGATCTTGTCGAAGTTCTTAAACCAAAGAAAATGAGCGTAACTGGCGATTTTACATCAAGGGGGGGGATTACCTCCATTGTAACCGCCGAATATAATGGAGCATAG
- a CDS encoding acetyl-CoA hydrolase/transferase C-terminal domain-containing protein: MTAGKEPVYFKDPDKLVDHIIATVGKEITFGTQLGLGKPNNIMNALFRRAKEDPSIKLRIITALSLEPPVWSSDLERRMLEPIRERLWKGYVELEYAAAARTKTLPPNVEISEFFYKAGAFMNNDHMQQNYISTNYTHAARDVVNNGMNVAGALLGRKEIDGKVMFSMGCNGDTAMDAIDLMRERQEKDGKPTLVLGEINTKLPFMYGDAVGEPSLCDAVLDNAEIETRLFNVPREAVSTVDYMIGVNASTLLKDDGTLQVGIGSLGDAVAYALIARHKNNADYRGVVERSGLLDSSKELIEEWGGLDVFDKGLYGSTEMFVDGFLQLYKNDIMKRRCYDNIHIQRLVHDGVVKDGVVTPNALVALIKNESIHRRMQKKDFDLLLEFGILKDGLKYEDGSIIDGDKRYSADFHDTDNLKAVAANCMGTKLKKGYWIHAGFYVGPQDFYDTVNAMSEEERMQINMTSVLNVNQLYANNKYIGEDLKVLHRKNGRFINAGLMVTLSGAVVSDMLESGKVVSGVGGQYNFVSMAQALADGRGALMIRSTRGEGKDVVSNVVFNYGHTTVPRHLRDIIITEYGLADIRGKRDKDIATLLINVADSRFQENLLAQAKKAGKVPASYMIPEQFRNNTPEKLEKILAPAREKGLFPAFPFGTDFMPDEIALGKALRTFKAKAEESKFGVMKDIASSWFSPAPANAQKYLERMKLEKPANGKEKFMQKVVINALKMTGAI, translated from the coding sequence ATGACAGCAGGCAAGGAGCCGGTATATTTTAAAGATCCTGACAAGCTCGTGGATCATATTATTGCAACTGTTGGAAAGGAAATAACCTTTGGAACCCAGCTTGGCCTTGGAAAACCTAATAATATAATGAATGCTCTATTCAGAAGAGCAAAGGAAGATCCAAGCATCAAGCTTAGAATAATAACAGCCCTTTCTCTTGAACCGCCTGTATGGTCAAGTGATCTTGAGCGCCGCATGCTTGAGCCAATCAGGGAAAGACTGTGGAAAGGTTATGTAGAGCTTGAATATGCCGCTGCCGCCAGAACCAAGACCCTGCCTCCGAATGTTGAAATCAGCGAGTTTTTCTACAAAGCCGGCGCTTTCATGAATAATGACCACATGCAGCAGAACTACATCAGTACTAACTATACTCATGCAGCAAGGGATGTTGTTAATAACGGCATGAACGTGGCTGGAGCACTTCTTGGCAGAAAAGAAATAGATGGTAAGGTCATGTTCAGCATGGGCTGTAACGGTGACACAGCCATGGACGCCATCGACCTGATGAGGGAAAGACAGGAAAAAGACGGCAAACCTACCCTTGTTCTTGGTGAAATCAATACAAAGCTTCCGTTTATGTATGGAGATGCTGTTGGTGAGCCATCACTCTGTGATGCTGTTCTTGATAACGCTGAAATAGAAACCCGCCTTTTCAATGTTCCAAGGGAAGCTGTCAGCACTGTCGATTATATGATCGGTGTAAATGCAAGCACACTTCTTAAAGATGACGGAACACTCCAGGTGGGTATAGGCTCACTGGGCGATGCCGTTGCTTATGCCCTTATTGCAAGACATAAGAATAACGCTGATTACAGGGGCGTTGTTGAAAGATCTGGTCTTCTTGATTCCTCTAAGGAACTGATTGAAGAATGGGGTGGTCTGGACGTTTTTGACAAGGGACTTTACGGCTCTACTGAAATGTTCGTTGACGGCTTCCTTCAGCTTTACAAGAACGACATAATGAAACGCCGCTGCTATGACAATATTCATATACAGCGTCTTGTTCATGATGGAGTCGTTAAGGACGGAGTCGTAACCCCAAATGCTCTTGTTGCACTCATCAAGAATGAATCCATCCACAGAAGAATGCAGAAAAAAGATTTTGATCTGCTTCTTGAGTTCGGAATTCTTAAAGACGGCCTCAAATACGAAGACGGATCTATCATTGACGGTGATAAACGTTATTCTGCTGATTTCCATGATACAGACAATCTTAAGGCTGTCGCGGCCAACTGCATGGGCACAAAACTGAAGAAAGGTTACTGGATACATGCGGGTTTCTATGTCGGGCCTCAAGACTTCTACGACACTGTCAATGCGATGTCTGAAGAAGAGCGCATGCAGATCAATATGACCAGCGTACTTAATGTTAATCAGCTTTATGCAAACAATAAGTATATTGGCGAAGATCTTAAAGTTCTTCACAGAAAGAATGGCCGTTTTATCAATGCTGGTCTTATGGTGACACTCTCAGGTGCGGTTGTTTCAGATATGCTTGAGAGCGGTAAGGTTGTCAGCGGTGTTGGTGGTCAGTACAATTTCGTTTCAATGGCACAGGCGCTTGCAGATGGACGCGGGGCGCTCATGATTCGCAGTACAAGAGGTGAAGGCAAAGACGTTGTTTCAAATGTTGTCTTCAACTATGGACATACAACCGTTCCACGCCATCTCCGTGACATAATCATAACTGAATACGGGCTCGCTGATATCCGCGGAAAACGTGACAAGGATATTGCAACTCTTCTCATAAATGTAGCTGACTCAAGATTTCAGGAAAACCTTCTTGCTCAGGCCAAAAAGGCTGGCAAGGTTCCGGCATCCTATATGATTCCTGAACAGTTCAGGAACAACACACCTGAAAAGCTTGAAAAAATTCTTGCTCCGGCAAGGGAAAAAGGTCTTTTCCCTGCGTTCCCATTCGGAACAGATTTCATGCCTGATGAAATTGCCCTTGGAAAAGCACTCAGAACCTTCAAGGCAAAAGCTGAAGAAAGCAAATTTGGAGTAATGAAGGACATTGCTTCTTCATGGTTCTCTCCGGCTCCAGCAAACGCCCAGAAATATCTTGAGCGCATGAAGCTTGAAAAACCTGCCAACGGCAAGGAAAAATTCATGCAGAAGGTTGTTATTAACGCCCTTAAGATGACTGGCGCAATATAA
- the lysA gene encoding diaminopimelate decarboxylase, with translation MPMSKDYKSRLFPSAEKIAQHYGTPFHIYDEKGIRETTSKLKKAFAGIKGFKEFYAVKALPNPSILKIMHEEGFGMDCSSIAELALSRKIGSGPSDIMFTSNNTSPEDFEAALSNGGCILNLDDITLVEKTPKMPELICFRYNPGERRTGNSIIGNPIEAKYGVAHHQIIDAYKLAMEKGAKRFGIHTMLASNERDYTYMVETARMLLNLVEEIGSALGIKFEFTNIGGGLGIPYRPEDNDLDLDSMGKEITALFNEFKEKHGYAPALFMESGRYMTGPHGVLVTRAINKKEIYRRYVGVDACMSSLMRPGMYGSYHHIDVLGKEDMPKTLVADVVGSLCENNDKFAVQRELPAIEDGDLLIIQDTGAHGHAMCFNYNGKLRPKELMLKQDGSVDMIRREETLDDLFATLNFTPDRLAL, from the coding sequence ATGCCAATGTCAAAGGATTATAAGAGTCGTCTTTTCCCGTCTGCCGAAAAAATCGCGCAGCACTACGGAACTCCTTTTCATATTTACGATGAAAAAGGCATCAGGGAAACAACATCAAAGCTCAAAAAGGCTTTTGCAGGAATAAAAGGCTTCAAGGAATTCTACGCTGTAAAGGCTCTTCCAAATCCGTCCATACTGAAAATCATGCATGAAGAAGGTTTTGGAATGGATTGCAGCTCAATTGCGGAACTTGCCCTAAGCAGAAAAATCGGATCCGGCCCTTCAGATATCATGTTCACATCGAACAATACCTCGCCGGAAGATTTCGAAGCGGCACTTTCAAACGGAGGATGCATCCTCAATCTCGATGACATCACCCTTGTGGAAAAAACCCCGAAAATGCCTGAACTGATCTGCTTCAGGTACAATCCAGGCGAAAGAAGAACAGGCAATTCCATCATTGGTAACCCGATTGAGGCCAAATACGGAGTTGCACATCATCAGATTATAGATGCATACAAATTGGCTATGGAAAAAGGAGCAAAGCGCTTCGGAATCCACACCATGCTCGCGTCCAACGAGCGCGACTACACATATATGGTCGAAACTGCCAGAATGCTTCTTAATCTTGTGGAAGAAATCGGATCTGCCTTGGGTATAAAATTCGAATTCACAAACATTGGCGGCGGCCTCGGAATTCCATACAGACCGGAAGACAACGATCTTGACCTTGATTCAATGGGCAAGGAAATCACAGCCCTCTTCAATGAATTCAAGGAAAAGCACGGATACGCTCCCGCCCTTTTCATGGAAAGCGGCAGATACATGACAGGCCCGCACGGAGTTCTTGTTACAAGGGCAATAAACAAAAAGGAAATCTACAGAAGATACGTTGGCGTTGACGCGTGCATGTCATCCCTCATGAGACCAGGCATGTACGGTTCCTATCATCACATAGACGTGCTCGGCAAAGAAGACATGCCAAAAACACTTGTTGCGGACGTTGTAGGATCTCTCTGTGAAAACAACGACAAATTTGCCGTTCAGAGAGAACTTCCGGCCATAGAAGACGGCGATCTTTTGATTATCCAAGACACCGGCGCCCACGGCCATGCAATGTGCTTCAACTACAACGGCAAGCTCAGACCAAAAGAGCTGATGCTGAAACAAGACGGAAGCGTTGATATGATCAGAAGGGAAGAAACCCTGGATGATCTGTTCGCCACCCTAAATTTCACGCCAGACAGACTCGCTCTGTAA
- a CDS encoding Lrp/AsnC family transcriptional regulator, producing the protein MIDEISQKILHILQEKARIPNVEVARQVGLTPSAVLERIRKLEKSGIIDGYEVKLNPRMFDRNFLSFAWVYPEKTDEGKVAETLALIPEIQEVHFISGEDCYFIKIRTSGPEALKRILQDRIRKIEGVMATKTHTVLDTFKETSKIPIDSMPDMKTDTDQE; encoded by the coding sequence ATGATAGATGAAATTAGCCAGAAAATACTTCATATTCTTCAGGAGAAGGCAAGAATCCCCAATGTCGAGGTGGCCAGACAGGTGGGGCTTACGCCGTCCGCTGTTCTTGAACGCATAAGAAAGCTGGAAAAATCAGGAATAATCGACGGATATGAAGTAAAGCTGAACCCTCGCATGTTTGACAGGAATTTTCTGTCCTTTGCCTGGGTTTATCCGGAAAAAACAGACGAAGGTAAAGTTGCCGAAACCCTTGCCCTGATTCCTGAAATCCAGGAAGTTCACTTTATCAGCGGCGAGGACTGCTATTTCATAAAAATCAGGACATCAGGGCCAGAAGCCCTCAAACGAATATTGCAGGACAGAATCAGAAAAATCGAAGGCGTCATGGCGACAAAGACCCACACAGTCCTTGATACGTTCAAGGAGACGTCAAAAATCCCGATTGATTCCATGCCTGACATGAAAACAGACACAGACCAGGAGTAA
- a CDS encoding DEAD/DEAH box helicase: protein MNDQASTLEILIKNNLKLRLLPPGLFVILKQNLTIQNPKWLENQRLGRWNGTTPESLKFFEETAAGEIIIPRGYARQLIEICRRHSIPFALNDQRRSLVPIDIPFTGKLREFQEFACSEVMKKDFGTLNAPTGAGKTVMGIFIAAQRKQPCLILVHTKDLALQWIERIESFTGIKTEEIGFIGGGEKKIGREFTVGTVQSVYKCAAEIAPFFGHIIVDECHRAPSRTFTEAVSAFDSKYMLGLSATLYRRDRLTKLIYWFIGPCLHQVNKAGLIMRGDILKADIVIRRTEFKAHFDPVTHYTKVMTELVSDDERNRLIAADVAKESSTREGICIVLSDRKKHCETLCAMLKFGHNIEAVMLTGDMSSAQRKETMDKISSGESRIIVATGQLVGEGFDLKELSTLFLATPVRFSGRLLQYLGRVLRPAPGKEKARVFDYVDVNVDVLVSGAMARQRIYSGEQPEDDR from the coding sequence ATGAACGACCAAGCAAGTACTCTGGAAATATTAATTAAAAACAATCTGAAGCTGCGTCTGCTTCCCCCAGGCCTTTTTGTCATACTCAAACAAAATCTTACAATCCAGAACCCTAAATGGCTCGAAAATCAAAGACTTGGCAGATGGAACGGAACAACTCCCGAATCCCTGAAATTTTTTGAAGAAACCGCAGCCGGGGAAATCATAATTCCAAGGGGATACGCAAGACAGCTGATTGAAATATGCAGAAGGCATTCCATTCCGTTTGCCCTGAATGATCAAAGAAGATCCCTGGTTCCCATAGATATTCCGTTTACAGGAAAACTGCGCGAGTTCCAGGAGTTTGCTTGTTCTGAAGTAATGAAAAAGGACTTTGGAACACTCAACGCCCCAACGGGCGCTGGAAAGACCGTCATGGGAATTTTCATTGCGGCCCAAAGAAAACAGCCCTGTCTTATTCTTGTCCACACCAAAGACTTAGCGCTTCAATGGATCGAAAGAATAGAAAGCTTCACAGGCATAAAAACCGAAGAAATCGGATTCATCGGCGGAGGAGAAAAAAAAATTGGCAGGGAATTCACAGTCGGAACAGTCCAGAGTGTTTATAAATGCGCGGCTGAAATAGCTCCTTTCTTCGGACATATAATCGTGGATGAATGCCACAGAGCGCCTTCAAGAACCTTCACCGAAGCTGTCAGCGCATTTGACTCAAAATACATGCTCGGTCTTTCTGCGACGCTATACAGGCGCGACCGCCTCACAAAGCTCATATACTGGTTCATAGGCCCCTGCCTTCATCAGGTCAACAAGGCAGGGCTTATAATGCGCGGAGATATTCTTAAGGCAGACATTGTCATAAGGCGGACAGAATTCAAGGCCCACTTCGATCCCGTCACCCATTACACAAAAGTAATGACAGAACTTGTTTCTGATGACGAAAGAAACAGACTCATTGCAGCAGACGTTGCAAAAGAGTCTTCAACAAGAGAAGGCATCTGCATAGTCCTGTCAGACAGAAAAAAACACTGCGAGACCCTCTGTGCCATGCTGAAATTCGGCCATAATATCGAAGCCGTCATGCTCACCGGAGACATGAGTTCAGCCCAGAGAAAGGAAACCATGGACAAGATCTCATCAGGCGAATCCAGGATTATTGTGGCAACAGGCCAGCTTGTCGGTGAAGGCTTTGATTTAAAAGAGTTATCGACTCTTTTTCTTGCCACGCCCGTCAGGTTCAGCGGAAGGCTTCTTCAGTATCTCGGAAGGGTTCTGCGCCCCGCACCTGGTAAAGAAAAAGCCAGGGTATTTGATTATGTGGATGTAAATGTGGATGTCCTTGTTTCAGGAGCAATGGCAAGGCAGAGAATCTACAGCGGAGAACAGCCTGAGGACGACAGATGA
- a CDS encoding HD domain-containing phosphohydrolase, with the protein MPVLTASSRDNSTNNILDSFSEQKKTVLFVDDEESILEIVAEYFTHKGYHVLTAPNGVEALKVIVGHHIDCCFTDINMPEMTGLELAERLRATDNTIPVVIMTGYPSLDNTIRTLRNGVVDFLIKPVNLSQMELCLKRVLRERELFIENVLLKEELESKSKIEQLNKELVVKIDELNILNQIMSEFAQPSSSRDIFRRIVDMAVFLKKNSEAKFYIVNEEMHAPCLVASSTVQGKGNESLQEAEEQLVLDVLNDGIPLLIPELDQAKPISSEYGSFMLVPLKIREKIFGVLTLSVGKSTEAFNFKELYYLSFIANKAAYSIENLALYENIYENLFSTLYAFVSAIEAKDTYTQMHSKRVAELSIMIGKEIGCTLEELEILNVVGQLHDIGKIGIRDEILLKPGKLTDEEYEIIKQHPGIGANIVGKLGFWNREMEIIRYHHEKYDGTGYPEGLKREEIPFLARIISVADSYDAMASNRAYRNRLSDNEIMNILKKGSGTQFDPGIVGLFISMLEKGQIKTD; encoded by the coding sequence ATGCCGGTTCTAACCGCATCAAGCAGAGACAATTCCACTAATAATATTTTAGATTCATTCTCTGAACAAAAAAAGACAGTTCTTTTTGTTGATGATGAAGAAAGTATCCTTGAGATTGTTGCTGAATACTTCACGCACAAAGGATACCATGTTCTTACTGCCCCGAATGGCGTTGAGGCATTAAAAGTTATTGTCGGGCATCATATAGACTGCTGTTTTACTGACATCAATATGCCCGAAATGACAGGGCTTGAACTGGCAGAGCGCCTCAGAGCGACGGACAACACAATCCCTGTCGTTATAATGACAGGCTATCCTTCGCTTGATAATACAATAAGAACCCTTAGAAACGGCGTAGTTGATTTTTTGATCAAGCCTGTCAATCTTAGCCAGATGGAGCTTTGCCTGAAGAGGGTTTTGAGGGAAAGAGAGCTTTTCATTGAGAATGTCCTTCTCAAGGAAGAACTTGAAAGCAAAAGCAAGATTGAGCAGCTGAACAAGGAGCTTGTCGTCAAGATTGACGAGCTTAATATATTGAACCAGATAATGTCTGAATTTGCGCAGCCGAGCTCAAGCAGGGATATTTTCAGGCGTATAGTTGATATGGCCGTATTTCTGAAAAAGAATTCCGAAGCCAAATTCTATATAGTCAATGAAGAAATGCACGCGCCCTGCCTTGTGGCGTCGTCGACGGTCCAGGGAAAAGGGAATGAATCTCTGCAGGAAGCTGAGGAACAACTTGTTCTTGATGTTTTGAATGACGGAATCCCTCTTCTCATTCCTGAGCTTGATCAGGCAAAACCCATATCTTCCGAGTATGGATCATTCATGCTGGTTCCTCTTAAGATAAGGGAAAAAATATTCGGGGTGCTGACACTTTCGGTCGGCAAGTCAACCGAAGCATTTAATTTCAAGGAACTTTATTATCTTTCCTTCATAGCCAACAAGGCTGCGTACAGCATAGAAAATCTTGCACTCTACGAAAATATTTATGAAAATCTTTTTTCCACGCTCTATGCTTTTGTTTCGGCCATAGAAGCAAAGGATACCTATACCCAGATGCATTCCAAGCGGGTTGCCGAGCTGTCAATAATGATAGGCAAGGAAATAGGATGTACTCTTGAAGAGCTGGAAATACTCAATGTTGTCGGCCAGCTTCATGATATAGGCAAGATTGGAATAAGGGATGAGATTTTGCTCAAGCCCGGAAAACTGACAGATGAAGAGTATGAGATCATAAAACAGCATCCTGGAATAGGAGCCAATATTGTTGGTAAGCTGGGTTTCTGGAACAGGGAGATGGAAATAATCAGGTACCACCACGAAAAATACGATGGCACTGGATATCCTGAAGGCCTGAAACGCGAGGAAATACCATTTCTGGCAAGAATTATTTCCGTGGCAGACTCATACGATGCCATGGCTTCAAACAGAGCTTACAGAAACAGGCTTTCAGACAATGAAATAATGAATATTCTTAAAAAAGGATCAGGAACCCAGTTTGATCCAGGGATAGTGGGCCTCTTTATTTCCATGCTTGAAAAAGGCCAGATTAAAACGGACTGA
- a CDS encoding PilZ domain-containing protein — translation MVNKFKEKRENVRTFLTAQVTVKPVSRHYADGFSGFFTGMEPLLPPSSPKKESVPGTPDSVIGMLLSLDEKLDHILSILEDNKNLAQKRCEALDISGTGLCILMDEEVRFGDNFEVTIRFSGHPLRVLKTCAEVVRVSPYLNNRFEIGMKFKDLTEAEKENIIALTFSENRKRIRENKSMWDND, via the coding sequence ATGGTAAATAAATTCAAGGAAAAAAGAGAAAACGTCAGAACATTTCTCACTGCCCAGGTGACAGTAAAACCTGTTTCCAGGCATTATGCCGACGGTTTTTCAGGATTTTTTACCGGTATGGAGCCTCTGCTGCCCCCTTCTTCACCAAAAAAAGAATCTGTTCCGGGAACTCCGGACAGTGTGATAGGAATGCTTTTAAGTCTTGATGAAAAGCTTGACCATATTCTTTCAATACTTGAGGACAACAAGAATCTTGCCCAGAAAAGGTGCGAGGCTCTTGACATAAGTGGCACAGGGCTTTGCATTCTGATGGATGAAGAGGTCCGATTCGGCGATAATTTTGAAGTGACCATAAGATTTTCAGGTCATCCTCTGAGGGTTTTGAAAACGTGCGCCGAAGTTGTCAGGGTTTCACCTTACCTTAATAACAGATTTGAAATAGGCATGAAATTCAAAGATCTTACTGAGGCTGAAAAAGAAAATATCATAGCCCTTACTTTTTCAGAAAACAGGAAAAGAATAAGAGAAAACAAAAGTATGTGGGACAACGACTAG
- a CDS encoding PilZ domain-containing protein produces the protein MTTSDGSDRRKGVRVRFDTGVSLTIDSGSKIISAVGDIRDISLNGIFVRTPEKMEQGAECDIKIELTGTEVPIVLEMKGKVVRIEDSGVGVHFDAMDLETFMHLKNVVRYNAPESDIF, from the coding sequence ATGACAACTTCTGATGGCTCAGACAGACGGAAAGGTGTAAGAGTTAGATTTGATACAGGAGTTAGTCTCACCATAGATTCCGGCAGTAAGATTATCTCCGCTGTGGGAGACATACGTGATATAAGTCTTAATGGTATTTTTGTAAGAACTCCTGAGAAAATGGAGCAGGGAGCCGAGTGTGACATTAAGATAGAACTGACAGGAACTGAAGTGCCCATTGTTCTTGAGATGAAGGGTAAGGTTGTCAGAATTGAGGATTCAGGGGTTGGCGTTCATTTTGACGCTATGGACCTTGAGACTTTCATGCACCTTAAAAATGTTGTCCGCTATAACGCTCCTGAATCAGATATTTTCTGA